The Terriglobus tenax genome contains a region encoding:
- a CDS encoding response regulator transcription factor: MAKESTNHPFRLGLMATDPVRLAGLEAIFEQSNIEVVPITVPGSFRESDLSILIIDSQATEHLLVLLASLTRTHPGIRIVVLGQHNDPEYIQKVIGAGARGYLAYSASERDFQMAIDAVRDGSVWAPRKVLANLISHPSGGRPSSDPPEFTPREVQVLELLTAGRSNREIGLSLQIDESTVKAHVGRLMRKVGVANRISLTMYAMQHLFPISGRKK, from the coding sequence ATGGCAAAAGAGTCCACGAACCACCCTTTCCGTCTGGGGCTGATGGCGACGGACCCGGTGCGCCTGGCCGGGCTTGAAGCAATCTTCGAGCAATCGAATATCGAGGTGGTACCGATCACCGTTCCGGGAAGCTTCCGGGAAAGCGATCTCTCCATCCTCATCATCGATTCGCAGGCGACCGAGCACCTGCTGGTGCTGCTGGCATCGCTGACACGCACCCACCCGGGGATTCGGATCGTTGTCCTGGGCCAGCATAACGACCCGGAATATATCCAGAAGGTCATCGGAGCCGGGGCTCGCGGCTACCTGGCCTATTCTGCCTCCGAACGTGACTTCCAGATGGCGATCGATGCCGTCCGCGACGGTTCCGTATGGGCGCCGCGCAAGGTGCTCGCAAACCTGATCAGCCATCCCTCGGGCGGCCGGCCGTCCTCAGATCCGCCGGAATTCACTCCGCGAGAGGTTCAGGTTCTCGAGTTGCTGACCGCAGGCCGGTCCAACCGCGAGATTGGCCTCTCTTTGCAGATTGACGAGTCAACCGTCAAAGCGCACGTCGGACGGCTGATGAGGAAGGTAGGGGTTGCGAACCGTATCTCCTTGACTATGTATGCGATGCAGCATCTCTTTCCCATCTCTGGACGGAAGAAATAG
- a CDS encoding lipid-binding SYLF domain-containing protein → MKKLAAALCGTVMTLAPLAHAADTSKEVERLQSAEGVLTEIMATPDKSIPQSILASAYCVTVIPSYKKAAFVVGGQYGQGVTTCRTGHGWSAPVFVKLTGGSFGFQIGGQATDLVIIAMNQKGMQDMLKNKFKIGGDAAASAGPVGRNAQAGTDWKLNAELLTYSRSKGLFAGIDLEGAWFEQNDTDTRDFYGSAIPFETILKGNTPAPSAAQPFVRTVAKYFVTSKAAQ, encoded by the coding sequence ATGAAAAAGCTTGCAGCAGCACTGTGTGGGACGGTCATGACTCTGGCGCCGCTGGCACACGCCGCGGACACCTCAAAGGAAGTTGAGCGTTTGCAGTCGGCCGAGGGCGTGCTGACAGAGATCATGGCGACGCCGGATAAGTCGATTCCGCAGAGCATTCTTGCCAGCGCGTACTGCGTGACGGTGATTCCTTCGTACAAGAAGGCTGCCTTTGTTGTAGGCGGACAGTATGGCCAGGGCGTTACCACCTGCCGCACCGGCCATGGCTGGTCGGCTCCGGTCTTCGTCAAACTGACTGGCGGAAGCTTTGGCTTCCAGATCGGCGGACAGGCCACGGACCTGGTCATCATCGCCATGAACCAGAAGGGCATGCAGGACATGCTGAAGAATAAGTTCAAGATTGGTGGCGACGCTGCCGCTTCCGCCGGTCCGGTGGGCCGCAATGCACAGGCCGGTACGGACTGGAAGCTGAACGCCGAACTGCTGACCTACTCCCGTTCGAAGGGCCTGTTCGCGGGCATCGATCTGGAGGGTGCATGGTTTGAGCAGAACGATACCGACACCCGCGACTTCTACGGTTCGGCCATTCCGTTCGAGACCATCCTGAAGGGCAACACCCCGGCCCCGTCGGCGGCTCAGCCCTTTGTACGCACCGTAGCCAAGTACTTCGTAACCTCAAAGGCCGCTCAGTAA